A genomic stretch from Tenrec ecaudatus isolate mTenEca1 chromosome X, mTenEca1.hap1, whole genome shotgun sequence includes:
- the ARHGAP4 gene encoding rho GTPase-activating protein 4 produces the protein MAAHGKLRRERGQQTEYESQVKEIRWQLSEQLRCLELQGDLRRELVQELAEFMRRRAEVELEYSRGLDKLAERFSSRGGRLGGSRELQSFRKEPSLLSPLHCWAVLLQQTRQQSRDSAALSEVLAGPLAQRLTYLAEDTGRIVRKSRELAQQLQEELLEVVSELQTARKTYQVYRSESVNAETKLREAERQEEKRAGRSATASTAAVTEAGPCRKTSFKKGGRLVEKRQAKYLEHKVKCTKARNEYLLSLASVNAAVRNYYVQDVLDLMDCCGTGFHLALGQLLRSYTVAESRTQASQLQGLGSLEEAVEALDPPGDKAKVLELHATAFCPPLRFDYQPHEGDEVAEIQAEAELWDEVLPRAQNIRSRLSRQTIETEEVNKTLKATLQALLELVGSDDGDMLDSLQASPSTESLKSTGSDPGSRQAGRRRGQQQETETFYIAKLQEYLSGRSVLAKLQAKHEQLQEAVQRGDKEERKAPRVQSSQRAQRSRHPRPCSQYNQKLFGGNMEKFIQSSGQPVPLVVESCIRFINLNGLQHEGVFRVSGAQPRISEIREAFERGEDPLVEGCGPQDLDSVAGVLKLYFRSLEAPLFPPDLFSELLASAELEDTAEQAEPVGRLLARLPSPILVVLRYLFTFLNHLAQYSDENMMDPYNLAVCFGPTLLPVPADQDPVALQGRVNRLVQTLIVQPTAHFPGLAQLPGPVYEKCMAPPSTSCLGDGQLDSVAGETEQEDGEDGAEGPHSQSGAHSTPSQGPVVPPDLEGVVEAVACFSYTGRTAQELTFQKGDLLRLHTRASDDWWRGECGGVRGLVPHRYIMLPARAEKLLAGQGLQAAGNSGVECSSRPEPSAPLETMGTSGYRRHCLVPASPDRQVDVDKSVAQTMDSVFKELLGKAAVRQGLGPVSPSSSRPSKSKGSPHSPGAPASPASPSASHPQGPDWVGKPR, from the exons ATGGCCGCACACGGGAAGCTGCGCAGGGAACGAGGACAGCAGACTGAGTACGAGTCACAAGTCAAAG AGATCCGCTGGCAGCTGAGTGAGCAGCTGCGCTGCCTGGAGCTGCAGGGCGACCTGAGACGGGAGCTGGTGCAGGAGCTGGCGGAGTTCATGAGGCGCCGCGCAGAGGTGGAGCTTGAGTACTCGCGAGGCCTGGACAAGCTGGCTGAGCGCTTCTCCAGCCGAGGAGGCCGCCTGGGTGGCAGCCGAGAACTCCAAAGCTTCCG GAAGGAGCCGTCCCTCCTGTCACCCTTGCATTGCTGGGCCGTGTTGTTGCAGCAGACCCGGCAGCAGAGCCGGGACAGCGCAGCCCTCAGCGAGGTGCTGGCTGGGCCCCTGGCCCAGCGTCTGACCTACCTGGCTGAGGACACGGGGCGCATTGTCAGGAAG AGTAGGGAGCTGGCCCAGCAGCTGCAGGAAGAGCTCCTGGAGGTGGTCTCGGAGCTGCAGACG GCCAGGAAGACGTACCAGGTGTACCGCTCAGAAAGCGTGAACGCCGAGACCAAGCTCCGGGAAGCCGAGCGCCAGGAGGAGAAGCGAGCAGGCCGGAGTGCCACAGCCAGCACCGCTGCAGTCACCGAGGCCGGGCCCTGCCGGAAGACCTCCTTCAAGAAGGGCGGGCGGCTGGTGGAGAAG CGGCAGGCAAAGTACCTGGAGCACAAGGTCAAGTGCACAAAGGCTCGGAACGAGTACCTGCTCAGCCTGGCCAGTGTGAACGCAGCTGTTAGGAACTACTACGTGCAGGACGTGCTGGACCTCATGGAT tGCTGTGGTACAGGGTTCCACCTGGCCCTCGGCCAGCTGCTCCGGAGCTACACGGTCGCCGAGAGCCGCACACAGGCCTCCCAACTGCAGGGACTGGGCAGCCTGGAAGAGGCTGTGGAGGCGCTGGACCCCCCAGGGGACAAGGCCAAGGTGCTGGAGCTGCATGCCACTGCCTTCTGTCCCCCACTGCGCTTCGACTACCAGCCCCACGAAGGGGACGAG GTGGCTGAGATCCAGGCTGAAGCAGAGCTGTGGGACGAGGTACTGCCCAGGGCCCAGAATATCCGGAGCCGTTTGAGCCGGCAGACCATTGAAACAGAGGAG GTAAACAAGACGCTGAAAGCCACCTTGCAGGCTCTGTTAGAACTGGTAGGATCAGATGACGGGGACATGCTCGACTCGCTCCAGGCCAGTCCTTCCACAGAATCCCTCAAGTCCACGGGCTCAGACCCAGGCAGTCGGCAGGCCGGGCGCAGGCGTGGCCAGCAGCAGGAGACAGAGACCTTCTACATTGCG AAGCTGCAGGAGTATCTGAGTGGTCGGAGTGTCCTCGCCAAGCTGCAGGCCAAGCATGAACAACTGCAGGAGGCTGTCCAACGAG GGGACAAAGAGGAGCGCAAGGCACCCCG GGTCCAGAGCTCCCAGCGAGCCCAGAGGAGCCGTCACCCCCGCCCCTGCTCACAGTACAACCAGAAGCTCTTCGGGGGAAACATGGAGAAGTtcatccag AGCTCTGGCCAGCCCGTGCCCCTGGTAGTGGAGAGCTGCATCCGCTTCATTAACCTCAATG GCCTCCAGCATGAAGGCGTCTTCCGGGTGTCAGGCGCCCAGCCCCGCATCTCGGAGATTCGGGAAGCCTTTGAGAGAG GGGAGGACCCTCTGGTGGAAGGCTGTGGGCCCCAAGACTTGGACTCGGTGGCTGGAGTGCTGAAGCTCTACTTCCGGAGCCTGGAGGCCCCCCTCTTCCCCCCAGATCTGTTCAGCGAGTTGCTGGCTTCCGCAG AGCTGGAGGACACGGCCGAACAGGCAGAGCCCGTGGGTCGCCTTCTGGCCAGGCTGCCCAGCCCCATCCTGGTGGTCTTGCGCTATCTCTTCACCTTCCTCAACCA CCTGGCCCAGTACAGTGATGAGAACATGATGGATCCCTACAACCTGGCTGTGTGCTTCGGGCCAACGCTGCTGCCTGTGCCCGCGGATCAGGACCCCGTGGCCTTGCAGGGCCGGGTGAACCGCCTGGTGCAGACCCTCATCGTTCAGCCCACGGCCCACTTCCCAGGCCTGGCCCAGCTGCCTGGGCCCGTCTACGAGAAGTGCATGGCCCCACCCTCCACCAGCTGCTTAGG GGATGGACAGCTGGACAGCGTGGCAGGGGAGACTGAGCAGGAGGATGGTGAGGATGGGGCGGAGGGCCCCCACTCCCAGTCCGGTGCTCACTCCACCCCCTCCCAAGGCCCTGTTGTGCCCCCAGACCTGGAGGGGGTGGTGGAGGCAGTGGCCTGCTTCTCCTATACGGGCCGCACGGCCCAGGAGCTGACATTCCAGAAGGGGGACTTGCTGCGGCTACACACCCGAGCCTCAGACGACTGGTGGCGAGGCGAGTGTGGGGGCGTACGAGGACTCGTCCCCCACAGATATATCATGCTGCCCGCTAG GGCAGAGAAACTTCTAGCAGGTCAAGGGCTGCAGGCGGCAGGGAACAGCGGTGTGGAGTGTAGCAGCCG GCCAGAGCCAAGCGCACCGCTGGAGACCATGGGCACTTCGGGGTACAGACGACACTGCCTTGTCCCAGCCTCCCCAGACCGACAGGTGGATGTAGACAAG AGTGTGGCGCAAACCATGGACTCCGTGTTCAAGGAGCTCTTGGGGAAGGCTGCTGTCCGCCAGGGCCTTGGGCCCGTGTCGCCCAGTTCCAGCAGGCCTAGCAAGAGCAAGGGCTCCCCCCACAGCcctggag
- the NAA10 gene encoding N-alpha-acetyltransferase 10 isoform X3, whose amino-acid sequence MNIRNARPEDLMNMQHCNLLCLPENYQMKYYFYHGLSWPQLSYIAEDENGKIVGYVLAKMEEDPDDVPHGHITSLAVKRSHRRLGLAQKLMDQASRAMIENFNAKYVSLHVRKSNRAALHLYSNTLNFQLPLWQSTCWTSYSQCPSSRPSEATSGTPWAPDLPPSRSPHLPSPPANLPCPRISEVEPKYYADGEDAYAMKRDLTQMADELRRQLELKEKGRPVVLGPVENKNNSLSSTGEASREDSGGDSKDLSEVSETTESTDVKDSSEASDSAS is encoded by the exons ATGAACATCCGCAATGCGAGG CCCGAGGACCTGATGAACATGCAGCACTGCAACCTGCTGTGCCTCCCGGAGAACTACCAGATGAAGTACTACTTCTACCACGGCCTCTCTTGGCCCCAG CTGTCTTACATCGCGGAGGATGAGAATGGGAAGATAGTTGGCTACGTGTTGGCCAAAAT GGAGGAGGACCCAGATGACGTGCCCCATGGACACATTACGTCACTG GCTGTGAAGCGCTCACACCGTCGCCTTGGCCTGGCGCAGAAGCTGATGGATCAGGCCTCCCGAGCAATGATTGAGAACTTCAACGCTAAATATGTCTCTCTGCACGTCAGGAAGAG TAATCGGGCCGCCCTGCACCTCTACTCCAACACTCTCAACTTCCA GCTGCCCTTGTGGCAGTCCACTTGCTGGACCTCCTATTCTCAGTGTCCCAGCAGCAGGCCCTCGGAAGCCACATCAGGAACACCGTGGGCACCAGACCTTCCTCCTTCtcgttctccccacctcccctcccctcccgccaACCTACCTTGTCCCAGGATCAGTGAAGTGGAGCCCAAGTACTACGCAGATGGGGAAGATGCGTATGCCATGAAGCGGGACCTCACCCAGATGGCGGATGAG CTGAGGCGGcagctggagctgaaggagaAGGGCAGGCCCGTGGTGCTGGGGCCCGTCGAGAACAAGAACAACTCACTGTCGAGCACAGGCGAGGCCTCCCGGGAGGATAGTGGTGGGGACAGCAAGGACCTCAGTGAGGTCAGCGAGACTACAGAGAGCACTGATGTCAAGGACAGCTCAGAGGCCTCCGACTCAGCCTCCTAG
- the NAA10 gene encoding N-alpha-acetyltransferase 10 isoform X4: MNIRNARPEDLMNMQHCNLLCLPENYQMKYYFYHGLSWPQLSYIAEDENGKIVGYVLAKMEEDPDDVPHGHITSLAVKRSHRRLGLAQKLMDQASRAMIENFNAKYVSLHVRKSNRAALHLYSNTLNFQISEVEPKYYADGEDAYAMKRDLTQMADELRRQLELKEKGRPVVLGPVENKNNSLSSTGEASREDSGGDSKDLSEVSETTESTDVKDSSEASDSAS, from the exons ATGAACATCCGCAATGCGAGG CCCGAGGACCTGATGAACATGCAGCACTGCAACCTGCTGTGCCTCCCGGAGAACTACCAGATGAAGTACTACTTCTACCACGGCCTCTCTTGGCCCCAG CTGTCTTACATCGCGGAGGATGAGAATGGGAAGATAGTTGGCTACGTGTTGGCCAAAAT GGAGGAGGACCCAGATGACGTGCCCCATGGACACATTACGTCACTG GCTGTGAAGCGCTCACACCGTCGCCTTGGCCTGGCGCAGAAGCTGATGGATCAGGCCTCCCGAGCAATGATTGAGAACTTCAACGCTAAATATGTCTCTCTGCACGTCAGGAAGAG TAATCGGGCCGCCCTGCACCTCTACTCCAACACTCTCAACTTCCA GATCAGTGAAGTGGAGCCCAAGTACTACGCAGATGGGGAAGATGCGTATGCCATGAAGCGGGACCTCACCCAGATGGCGGATGAG CTGAGGCGGcagctggagctgaaggagaAGGGCAGGCCCGTGGTGCTGGGGCCCGTCGAGAACAAGAACAACTCACTGTCGAGCACAGGCGAGGCCTCCCGGGAGGATAGTGGTGGGGACAGCAAGGACCTCAGTGAGGTCAGCGAGACTACAGAGAGCACTGATGTCAAGGACAGCTCAGAGGCCTCCGACTCAGCCTCCTAG
- the NAA10 gene encoding N-alpha-acetyltransferase 10 isoform X1 gives MGAGTLAGAGWEAGSPGAGKGSRACPWGAPGMARPWWLTIGGQTPAWPKERGPTAGSDPAATLQPEDLMNMQHCNLLCLPENYQMKYYFYHGLSWPQLSYIAEDENGKIVGYVLAKMEEDPDDVPHGHITSLAVKRSHRRLGLAQKLMDQASRAMIENFNAKYVSLHVRKSNRAALHLYSNTLNFQLPLWQSTCWTSYSQCPSSRPSEATSGTPWAPDLPPSRSPHLPSPPANLPCPRISEVEPKYYADGEDAYAMKRDLTQMADELRRQLELKEKGRPVVLGPVENKNNSLSSTGEASREDSGGDSKDLSEVSETTESTDVKDSSEASDSAS, from the exons ATGGGTGCTGGGACTCTGGCCGGCGCTGGTTGGGAAGCTGGCAGCCCGGGGGCAGGGAAGGGTTCTAGGGCATGCCCGTGGGGGGCTCCTGGCATGGCCCGCCCGTGGTGGCTGACCATCGGTGGACAGACCCCGGCCTGGCCAAAGGAGCGCGGCCCAACGGCCGGCTCTGACCCCGCGGCCACCCTGCAGCCCGAGGACCTGATGAACATGCAGCACTGCAACCTGCTGTGCCTCCCGGAGAACTACCAGATGAAGTACTACTTCTACCACGGCCTCTCTTGGCCCCAG CTGTCTTACATCGCGGAGGATGAGAATGGGAAGATAGTTGGCTACGTGTTGGCCAAAAT GGAGGAGGACCCAGATGACGTGCCCCATGGACACATTACGTCACTG GCTGTGAAGCGCTCACACCGTCGCCTTGGCCTGGCGCAGAAGCTGATGGATCAGGCCTCCCGAGCAATGATTGAGAACTTCAACGCTAAATATGTCTCTCTGCACGTCAGGAAGAG TAATCGGGCCGCCCTGCACCTCTACTCCAACACTCTCAACTTCCA GCTGCCCTTGTGGCAGTCCACTTGCTGGACCTCCTATTCTCAGTGTCCCAGCAGCAGGCCCTCGGAAGCCACATCAGGAACACCGTGGGCACCAGACCTTCCTCCTTCtcgttctccccacctcccctcccctcccgccaACCTACCTTGTCCCAGGATCAGTGAAGTGGAGCCCAAGTACTACGCAGATGGGGAAGATGCGTATGCCATGAAGCGGGACCTCACCCAGATGGCGGATGAG CTGAGGCGGcagctggagctgaaggagaAGGGCAGGCCCGTGGTGCTGGGGCCCGTCGAGAACAAGAACAACTCACTGTCGAGCACAGGCGAGGCCTCCCGGGAGGATAGTGGTGGGGACAGCAAGGACCTCAGTGAGGTCAGCGAGACTACAGAGAGCACTGATGTCAAGGACAGCTCAGAGGCCTCCGACTCAGCCTCCTAG
- the NAA10 gene encoding N-alpha-acetyltransferase 10 isoform X2, with product MGAGTLAGAGWEAGSPGAGKGSRACPWGAPGMARPWWLTIGGQTPAWPKERGPTAGSDPAATLQPEDLMNMQHCNLLCLPENYQMKYYFYHGLSWPQLSYIAEDENGKIVGYVLAKMEEDPDDVPHGHITSLAVKRSHRRLGLAQKLMDQASRAMIENFNAKYVSLHVRKSNRAALHLYSNTLNFQISEVEPKYYADGEDAYAMKRDLTQMADELRRQLELKEKGRPVVLGPVENKNNSLSSTGEASREDSGGDSKDLSEVSETTESTDVKDSSEASDSAS from the exons ATGGGTGCTGGGACTCTGGCCGGCGCTGGTTGGGAAGCTGGCAGCCCGGGGGCAGGGAAGGGTTCTAGGGCATGCCCGTGGGGGGCTCCTGGCATGGCCCGCCCGTGGTGGCTGACCATCGGTGGACAGACCCCGGCCTGGCCAAAGGAGCGCGGCCCAACGGCCGGCTCTGACCCCGCGGCCACCCTGCAGCCCGAGGACCTGATGAACATGCAGCACTGCAACCTGCTGTGCCTCCCGGAGAACTACCAGATGAAGTACTACTTCTACCACGGCCTCTCTTGGCCCCAG CTGTCTTACATCGCGGAGGATGAGAATGGGAAGATAGTTGGCTACGTGTTGGCCAAAAT GGAGGAGGACCCAGATGACGTGCCCCATGGACACATTACGTCACTG GCTGTGAAGCGCTCACACCGTCGCCTTGGCCTGGCGCAGAAGCTGATGGATCAGGCCTCCCGAGCAATGATTGAGAACTTCAACGCTAAATATGTCTCTCTGCACGTCAGGAAGAG TAATCGGGCCGCCCTGCACCTCTACTCCAACACTCTCAACTTCCA GATCAGTGAAGTGGAGCCCAAGTACTACGCAGATGGGGAAGATGCGTATGCCATGAAGCGGGACCTCACCCAGATGGCGGATGAG CTGAGGCGGcagctggagctgaaggagaAGGGCAGGCCCGTGGTGCTGGGGCCCGTCGAGAACAAGAACAACTCACTGTCGAGCACAGGCGAGGCCTCCCGGGAGGATAGTGGTGGGGACAGCAAGGACCTCAGTGAGGTCAGCGAGACTACAGAGAGCACTGATGTCAAGGACAGCTCAGAGGCCTCCGACTCAGCCTCCTAG